A genomic window from Candidatus Bathyarchaeota archaeon includes:
- a CDS encoding carbohydrate kinase family protein, with amino-acid sequence MAEKLVFVGHISVDKIENINGTKIQPGGAALYAAMAARTLSSNVTLISATGKDNPFLAKLNLLPHKDIKIYDAPTTRFHIKYDHRWEANYLKVEHGAGSRITSRRLSNRQVKQKSIFHLSPMTPSKVARMVDKIKKSSPETKVSVNTWIGYINEGRKNRKILKDIALKADFFIVNDTEAKALAETDAISSAVRLLKAKRLIVTLGTLGAIISADDIGMQMVPALALPSDKIVDTTGAGDVWCGAFLATYNITEDFAKSVSAASTISSIKCSDWGFQSLTKLRFNEPNDVIEFVMGMKDGGIQKRMPEYLKN; translated from the coding sequence TTGGCAGAAAAGCTGGTGTTTGTGGGTCATATTTCCGTTGACAAAATCGAAAACATTAACGGCACCAAAATTCAGCCTGGAGGTGCTGCCCTATACGCAGCCATGGCTGCTAGAACCTTATCGTCAAATGTCACGTTAATTTCTGCTACTGGAAAAGATAACCCGTTTCTAGCTAAACTGAATCTTTTGCCCCATAAAGACATCAAAATCTATGATGCGCCTACAACAAGGTTTCACATCAAATATGACCATCGATGGGAAGCAAATTACCTTAAAGTTGAGCACGGGGCTGGTTCAAGAATTACTTCTCGTCGACTTTCTAACCGTCAAGTTAAACAAAAGAGTATTTTTCATCTTTCTCCCATGACGCCTTCAAAGGTTGCGCGAATGGTGGATAAAATTAAAAAGAGTTCTCCTGAAACCAAAGTTTCTGTTAATACTTGGATTGGTTACATCAATGAGGGTAGAAAAAACCGTAAAATCCTCAAGGATATTGCTTTAAAAGCGGATTTTTTTATTGTAAATGACACGGAAGCTAAAGCATTAGCTGAAACTGATGCTATTTCTTCTGCAGTTAGGCTCCTGAAAGCTAAACGACTAATTGTTACTTTGGGAACCTTGGGGGCAATAATCAGTGCAGATGATATCGGTATGCAGATGGTTCCTGCGTTGGCTTTGCCTTCTGATAAAATAGTGGACACAACTGGAGCTGGAGATGTTTGGTGTGGCGCTTTTTTGGCAACTTATAATATTACAGAAGATTTTGCAAAATCTGTTAGTGCAGCATCTACCATTTCTAGCATAAAATGTTCTGACTGGGGTTTTCAGAGCCTAACCAAATTACGGTTTAACGAACCTAACGATGTTATCGAGTTTGTTATGGGCATGAAAGATGGTGGCATACAAAAACGGATGCCCGAATACCTAAAAAATTAA
- a CDS encoding glycosyltransferase family 4 protein has protein sequence MRIGFFVYEYPPKIVGGLGTYADNITREFVNLGHDVSVFTLNPGDLKTREILKGVEVHRPLIADAGNVFPMFVAEDLKEWGTNIRFFSDIFIHNVLSATKFINELIKKEEYNFDVVCVHDWLSSIAGLMIKNETKIPVIFHVHSTEWGRSGGQGSKVVSHLERAAAQNMDGMITVSHSMREDLTRHGWPQSKISVVWNGVNPQRYNLQNYQSEDVQKIREKYGIKKDWTMLLFVGRLTWVKSADNLVQAMPMVLKEYPKTKLVILGKGEKQKDIVETASRLGIEDKIIYRFEFVPEDERILHYAAADVCIFPSVYEPFGIVSLEAMAMEKPVVVGSKGVVGFREQVIPSGPDQNGVHVNGEEASDIAWGINAVLKDPQMAKSWGKKGRKRVLEYFTWKKAAEQTLEIYKSFLQK, from the coding sequence TTGCGAATAGGTTTTTTTGTCTATGAGTATCCCCCAAAAATTGTGGGAGGACTAGGCACATATGCGGACAATATAACACGCGAGTTTGTCAATTTAGGTCACGATGTGTCAGTTTTCACCCTTAACCCGGGTGATTTGAAAACCAGAGAAATTTTGAAAGGAGTAGAAGTCCATCGTCCCTTGATAGCGGATGCTGGCAACGTTTTTCCAATGTTTGTTGCTGAAGACCTAAAAGAGTGGGGAACTAACATCCGCTTTTTTAGCGACATATTCATACATAATGTTCTGAGTGCAACAAAATTCATTAATGAATTAATTAAAAAAGAGGAATACAATTTTGATGTTGTCTGCGTACATGATTGGTTAAGCAGCATCGCAGGATTAATGATTAAAAACGAAACAAAGATTCCTGTAATATTTCATGTGCACAGTACCGAGTGGGGAAGAAGCGGTGGACAGGGTTCAAAGGTTGTGTCACATCTTGAAAGGGCAGCAGCCCAGAACATGGATGGAATGATTACAGTAAGTCATTCAATGCGAGAAGACTTAACGCGTCATGGTTGGCCACAATCAAAAATAAGTGTGGTCTGGAATGGAGTAAACCCCCAACGATACAATCTGCAGAATTACCAATCTGAAGATGTGCAAAAGATTCGGGAAAAATATGGTATTAAAAAAGATTGGACAATGCTTCTTTTTGTTGGGAGATTAACATGGGTGAAAAGTGCTGATAACTTAGTTCAAGCAATGCCAATGGTCTTAAAGGAATATCCAAAAACGAAACTTGTTATTCTAGGTAAAGGTGAGAAACAAAAAGACATCGTTGAAACAGCGAGTAGACTTGGAATAGAAGACAAGATTATTTACCGGTTTGAGTTTGTGCCAGAAGATGAGAGAATACTGCATTACGCTGCTGCAGACGTATGCATTTTTCCATCAGTTTATGAACCATTCGGCATCGTCAGCCTAGAAGCCATGGCAATGGAGAAACCTGTTGTGGTAGGATCCAAAGGAGTAGTAGGTTTTCGCGAACAAGTAATACCGTCAGGTCCAGATCAAAATGGAGTCCATGTTAACGGTGAGGAAGCATCTGACATAGCTTGGGGAATAAACGCGGTTTTAAAGGATCCGCAGATGGCTAAAAGTTGGGGCAAAAAGGGGCGTAAAAGAGTTTTAGAGTATTTTACATGGAAAAAAGCCGCGGAACAGACATTAGAAATCTACAAATCATTTTTGCAGAAATGA
- a CDS encoding DNA-directed RNA polymerase has translation MSYGRPREMHTAVCAECKKECQVPFKPDGSRPVYCRECYSAKRPARPRY, from the coding sequence ATGTCATATGGTAGACCAAGAGAAATGCACACTGCAGTTTGTGCTGAATGTAAAAAAGAATGTCAAGTTCCATTCAAGCCAGACGGAAGCAGACCTGTGTACTGCAGAGAATGCTACAGTGCAAAAAGACCAGCCCGACCAAGATATTAA
- a CDS encoding Lrp/AsnC ligand binding domain-containing protein has translation MAMAYVLINTEPKNMEDIAATLEKLDSVVEIFPVYGVYDLVAKIQAESMEKLKDIVTWKIRSLTNVRSTITMLILEDPQ, from the coding sequence ATGGCTATGGCTTATGTGCTGATTAACACGGAACCAAAAAACATGGAAGACATCGCAGCAACTCTTGAAAAACTTGATTCTGTTGTAGAGATCTTTCCAGTTTATGGAGTTTACGATTTAGTCGCAAAAATTCAAGCAGAATCTATGGAAAAACTTAAAGACATAGTCACATGGAAAATACGAAGCCTAACTAACGTCCGATCCACTATAACTATGTTAATCCTAGAAGATCCGCAGTAA
- a CDS encoding MarC family protein, whose amino-acid sequence MNPLSTTAIFLTLTKGQSHEKNRQIAAKAAKLGFIILASFALTGTLIFQIFNIDLFSFQIAGGILLITIALKMLSEKNGFSSDKREDPSIIPLTFPLTAGPGTITTVILIFSQASSFFETIFVFVAIAVGVLLSYGGMIHAHRLLKIFGTDGTHVVSALMSIIVLAIAIQFVFAGIVAAVCQLTF is encoded by the coding sequence ATGAATCCACTTAGCACAACCGCGATATTTCTCACTCTGACAAAGGGGCAAAGCCATGAAAAAAACCGTCAAATTGCTGCTAAAGCGGCGAAATTAGGTTTCATAATTCTTGCTTCTTTCGCTTTGACAGGTACACTTATTTTTCAAATATTTAACATTGACTTGTTTTCATTTCAGATAGCAGGTGGCATTCTCCTTATTACTATTGCATTAAAAATGCTTTCAGAAAAAAACGGGTTTTCATCCGATAAGCGTGAAGATCCTTCAATTATTCCCCTGACTTTTCCTCTTACTGCTGGTCCAGGAACTATAACTACAGTTATTTTGATTTTTTCACAAGCAAGTAGTTTTTTTGAGACCATATTTGTCTTCGTGGCAATAGCCGTTGGGGTCTTGTTATCCTATGGGGGAATGATTCACGCTCATAGGCTCCTTAAAATTTTTGGAACTGATGGAACTCACGTAGTTTCTGCTCTAATGTCAATTATTGTCCTAGCCATAGCCATACAATTTGTATTCGCAGGAATAGTTGCAGCTGTTTGTCAACTTACTTTTTAG
- a CDS encoding DUF4177 domain-containing protein: MTKWEYIVLPLRTKIGINRRTQEKNAVIQNVQDELNALGAEGWELISVQNVRLETGSLYTVVYLKRQKP, encoded by the coding sequence TTGACAAAATGGGAATATATTGTTCTTCCGTTACGGACTAAGATTGGTATTAATCGTCGTACCCAAGAAAAGAATGCTGTTATACAAAATGTACAAGATGAATTGAACGCCCTTGGGGCAGAAGGATGGGAGTTGATAAGCGTTCAAAATGTTCGCTTAGAAACAGGCAGTTTGTATACTGTTGTTTACTTAAAACGACAAAAACCATAG
- a CDS encoding class II SORL domain-containing protein, translating into MTVMSKKHTPIIEAPSKVKADEPFAVKIKVGGIDGVEHPNTLSHWINWIALYAGKRLISKIDFGAELSDGYVVTINVSLKESANLHAQEFCNLHGVWEGKAVKVTVQ; encoded by the coding sequence ATGACTGTAATGTCAAAAAAACACACCCCCATTATTGAAGCACCCAGCAAAGTGAAAGCTGATGAGCCCTTTGCAGTAAAAATCAAGGTTGGGGGCATCGATGGGGTTGAACATCCTAACACTTTGAGCCACTGGATAAACTGGATTGCCCTTTATGCAGGAAAAAGACTGATTTCTAAAATTGATTTTGGTGCCGAATTGTCAGATGGCTACGTTGTAACTATTAATGTGTCCCTAAAAGAGTCAGCTAACCTGCATGCACAAGAGTTCTGCAACTTGCATGGAGTCTGGGAAGGAAAAGCAGTAAAGGTTACTGTTCAGTAA
- a CDS encoding valine--tRNA ligase, protein MMKKFPKKFNLLAIEEKWQQNWEEMGIYHFNREDSRPSFTVDTPPPYPSGNFHMGNVLNWTYIDTLARYKRMRGYNVLFPQGWDCHGLPTEVKTEEIHKIKKTDLPPAEFVKLCKKVIDKYIVIMKKAIMRLGCSVDWTTEYKTMDPDYWRRTQLSFIVLHKKGLIYKGTHPISWCTSCETAIADAEVEHEQKTGILHFIKFKLTDGNHLIIATSRPELLQACVTVAVNPDDERYSKYIGQNITVPVANRQVKIIAQKEVDPKFGTGVLMICTYGDKADVQAVSALKLEPIILIDDKGKMNKNAGKYCGLTTIEARKAIVKDLEASGNLEKIQPLNQEVGTCWRCKHSIEILEHEQWFMNTRKFTEQVKQNTLEVTWYPDYMKKRMIDWTNSLDWDWVISRQRIFATPIPVWYCKQCQEIILAEPDWLPIDPRNEEPKTDRCPKCGGTEFVPETDVLDTWFDSSLTCAVHAGWPDKEDWQNLFPADVHPSGYDIIRTWAYYLMVRGLALFDQKPYNSVLINGMVLGTDGRKMSKSLGNFVATPEVFEKYGADAPRQWATSGGATGSDIPFRWEDVEYAWRFLRKLWNASKFAGMHLKDYDPDSKQPQLELIDRWLLSKMEQVTKKVTEALDNCQFNVATDEIRKFTWHSFCDNYIEAVKHRLYQPETYGEEKRRAAQYTLYTAIYRIIQMLSPISPHITEELYQIIFADDKKLESIHVSSWPEIQEGLIDEDNEKSGDLIVAVMGELRRDKAENQKPLNAEIQKLTVYTEDKQAADVLAKAEEDLAGTCKIQKLEIKSIKGQGKEVQGYPKIQFVAEY, encoded by the coding sequence CTGATGAAAAAGTTTCCTAAAAAATTTAATTTACTTGCCATCGAGGAGAAATGGCAGCAAAACTGGGAAGAAATGGGAATTTATCACTTCAACCGGGAAGACTCTCGTCCTTCGTTTACTGTAGATACTCCTCCTCCTTATCCTTCAGGGAACTTTCACATGGGAAACGTTCTGAACTGGACCTACATCGACACGTTAGCCCGTTACAAACGTATGCGGGGATACAATGTTTTGTTTCCTCAGGGTTGGGACTGTCACGGGCTTCCAACAGAAGTAAAAACTGAAGAAATTCACAAAATAAAAAAAACTGATTTGCCTCCAGCTGAATTTGTTAAACTCTGCAAAAAAGTTATCGACAAATACATTGTTATAATGAAAAAAGCTATTATGCGCCTTGGCTGTTCGGTGGATTGGACAACAGAATACAAAACCATGGATCCCGACTACTGGCGACGGACTCAACTTAGTTTCATTGTTTTGCACAAAAAAGGGCTAATCTACAAAGGAACCCATCCCATCAGTTGGTGCACAAGCTGTGAGACTGCAATTGCAGACGCAGAAGTTGAACATGAACAAAAAACTGGAATCTTGCATTTCATCAAATTCAAGTTAACTGATGGAAATCACCTGATCATAGCTACGAGTCGTCCTGAACTTTTGCAAGCTTGTGTAACTGTAGCAGTAAACCCAGATGATGAACGTTACAGCAAATACATCGGCCAAAACATCACTGTTCCTGTAGCAAATCGTCAAGTCAAAATAATTGCCCAAAAAGAAGTAGACCCAAAGTTTGGTACTGGAGTGTTAATGATTTGTACCTACGGGGACAAAGCTGACGTGCAAGCTGTTTCTGCTCTGAAGCTTGAGCCAATTATTTTAATAGACGATAAAGGGAAAATGAACAAAAACGCAGGAAAATACTGCGGACTAACAACCATTGAAGCAAGAAAAGCTATCGTAAAAGACCTTGAAGCCTCAGGAAATCTGGAAAAAATTCAGCCTTTGAATCAAGAAGTGGGGACCTGCTGGAGATGCAAGCATTCCATCGAAATTTTGGAGCATGAACAGTGGTTCATGAACACCCGAAAATTTACTGAACAGGTAAAACAAAACACGCTGGAAGTAACGTGGTATCCAGATTACATGAAAAAACGCATGATCGATTGGACAAACAGCCTAGACTGGGACTGGGTAATTTCTCGTCAAAGAATCTTTGCAACCCCAATTCCTGTATGGTACTGTAAACAATGCCAAGAAATCATTTTAGCAGAACCCGACTGGTTGCCCATTGACCCCCGAAATGAAGAACCAAAAACTGACAGGTGTCCTAAATGTGGGGGCACAGAATTTGTTCCTGAAACTGATGTTTTGGATACATGGTTTGATTCTTCCCTTACTTGCGCAGTTCATGCTGGTTGGCCAGACAAAGAAGATTGGCAAAACTTGTTTCCTGCAGATGTGCACCCCTCAGGTTACGATATCATCCGGACTTGGGCGTATTATTTGATGGTTCGTGGTCTTGCGTTGTTTGACCAAAAACCCTACAATAGCGTATTAATCAACGGCATGGTTCTGGGAACCGACGGAAGAAAAATGAGCAAATCCCTAGGTAACTTCGTAGCAACCCCTGAAGTGTTTGAAAAATACGGCGCTGATGCCCCTCGACAATGGGCAACCAGTGGAGGCGCCACAGGCTCTGACATTCCTTTCCGTTGGGAAGACGTAGAATATGCCTGGAGATTTTTGCGAAAACTATGGAACGCTTCAAAATTTGCAGGAATGCACCTTAAAGACTATGACCCCGACAGTAAGCAGCCTCAGCTTGAGCTTATTGACCGTTGGCTTTTGAGCAAAATGGAACAAGTCACCAAGAAAGTAACTGAAGCTTTAGATAACTGCCAATTTAACGTAGCAACTGATGAAATCCGAAAATTCACCTGGCATAGTTTCTGTGACAACTACATTGAAGCCGTCAAACACCGACTATACCAACCTGAAACATATGGGGAAGAAAAACGACGCGCTGCCCAGTATACCCTTTACACGGCTATTTATCGGATAATCCAGATGTTATCTCCAATTTCGCCTCATATAACTGAAGAACTATATCAGATAATTTTTGCAGACGACAAAAAACTTGAAAGCATTCATGTTTCTTCATGGCCTGAAATACAAGAAGGGCTAATCGACGAAGACAACGAAAAAAGTGGTGACCTTATTGTTGCTGTTATGGGTGAACTTCGAAGAGACAAAGCAGAAAACCAAAAACCCTTGAATGCTGAAATCCAAAAATTAACAGTATACACCGAAGACAAACAAGCCGCCGACGTTCTAGCTAAAGCCGAAGAAGACCTAGCTGGAACCTGTAAGATACAAAAACTGGAAATCAAGTCAATTAAAGGTCAAGGAAAAGAAGTCCAAGGATATCCAAAAATACAATTTGTTGCAGAATACTAA
- a CDS encoding mechanosensitive ion channel: MVLRSKVAILSGLVIASVALWFANTKCPNIYLQNGFYSFLALTVIYFIFKIFLESMVSNKIKDPKTRYSLKKILSIFDIATFLIVVMGIWVENLQDILIAYGLIGAAVAFALQDLIKNLMGGIVIFLNGIYRVGDRIEINQKYGDVIDVNLFYTTLLEMKDWVPADQATGRLTSVPNGYVLNNVIHNYTRDFGFIWDEIAIPITYDSDWNEATNKILEIVERETKVSAAQAEKDIAKTGEKYYLTKRSVDPTVFLTLTDNWINFNIRYVTEIRERRLLHDKLSRMILDEIQKSKNIKIASTTLNITGFPDVNIKQ; encoded by the coding sequence TTGGTATTACGTTCTAAAGTTGCAATATTATCTGGATTAGTAATTGCTTCCGTGGCACTTTGGTTTGCAAATACTAAATGCCCCAATATTTATTTACAGAATGGTTTCTATAGTTTTCTCGCGTTAACTGTAATCTACTTCATCTTTAAAATATTTCTAGAATCCATGGTTTCTAACAAAATCAAAGACCCTAAAACAAGGTATTCGCTCAAAAAGATTTTGTCAATATTTGACATTGCAACTTTTTTGATTGTAGTCATGGGAATATGGGTTGAAAATTTGCAGGATATCTTGATTGCCTATGGGTTAATTGGGGCAGCCGTAGCCTTTGCTTTGCAAGATCTTATCAAGAACCTGATGGGTGGCATAGTGATTTTCTTAAATGGAATTTACCGTGTTGGAGATCGGATAGAAATTAACCAAAAATATGGTGATGTAATTGATGTTAATCTTTTTTATACTACACTTTTGGAGATGAAGGATTGGGTACCAGCGGATCAAGCCACGGGTAGATTGACAAGTGTTCCAAACGGTTATGTCTTAAATAATGTTATACATAATTACACCCGAGATTTTGGGTTCATATGGGATGAAATAGCAATCCCTATTACCTATGATAGTGATTGGAACGAGGCAACAAACAAAATTTTAGAAATTGTTGAAAGAGAAACGAAAGTCAGTGCAGCACAAGCTGAAAAAGACATAGCTAAAACCGGTGAAAAATATTATTTGACCAAAAGGTCTGTTGATCCAACCGTATTTTTAACTCTGACAGATAATTGGATAAACTTTAACATTAGATATGTTACAGAGATACGAGAACGCCGACTGCTTCACGACAAACTCAGTCGAATGATACTTGATGAAATTCAGAAGTCCAAGAACATAAAAATTGCTTCTACAACCTTAAATATTACTGGATTTCCAGACGTAAACATAAAGCAGTAA
- the prf1 gene encoding peptide chain release factor 1 produces the protein MSTKQDSLLRFRLKRNIERLASREGRGTELVSLYVPPGRQVSEVVSMLNNEFGTATNIKSNTTRKNVQDAITRVTQRMKMFKTVPENGLVLFCGAIPQNGPGSEKIELYIISPPEPIQIYLYRCDARFHTEHLEEFLKDKETYGIIVLDSAHASFATVRGKYLDIVKQVTSGIPGKFRAGGQSAKRFVRMRQAKVHEYFTRIGEYANEIFLPIEDLKGILLGGPGPTKEDFEKGNFLHYTLKDKILATVDTSYTDDHGVEEVVEGSQEILQKLRYFEEKKMMQKFLREIGQETGLATYGEADVRKFLNNGIVETLLLSEDLDTILVTVKCGSCEYTKQETMKIHQIAEFEQTTSSSACPKCTVPTVAVVETKELIDDLAETAEMIGTDVEIISADTEEGQMLKKSFGGVAAILRYKAAV, from the coding sequence TTGAGCACTAAACAAGATTCTCTTCTACGTTTTCGACTAAAACGCAATATCGAAAGACTTGCCTCCCGAGAAGGTCGAGGAACAGAACTAGTTTCCCTTTATGTACCTCCAGGCAGACAAGTCAGTGAAGTAGTCTCCATGCTTAACAATGAATTCGGAACAGCAACAAACATCAAATCCAACACTACAAGAAAAAACGTTCAAGACGCCATCACCCGGGTTACGCAACGAATGAAAATGTTCAAAACCGTACCCGAAAACGGGTTGGTGCTTTTCTGTGGAGCAATTCCACAAAACGGTCCAGGAAGCGAAAAAATTGAATTATACATTATTTCCCCGCCTGAACCAATTCAAATTTATCTATATCGTTGTGATGCGCGATTCCACACTGAACATCTAGAAGAGTTTTTGAAAGACAAAGAAACCTACGGAATCATAGTTTTGGACTCTGCCCACGCATCATTTGCTACGGTACGGGGAAAATACCTTGACATCGTCAAACAAGTAACATCAGGTATTCCAGGAAAATTCAGGGCAGGAGGACAGTCCGCAAAAAGGTTTGTTCGAATGCGACAAGCAAAAGTTCATGAATATTTCACTCGAATTGGTGAATACGCAAACGAAATTTTTCTGCCCATCGAAGACCTTAAAGGCATACTTTTAGGGGGTCCAGGACCAACAAAAGAAGATTTCGAAAAAGGAAACTTTCTACATTATACACTAAAAGACAAAATTTTGGCTACAGTAGACACTTCATACACGGACGATCATGGCGTAGAAGAAGTTGTAGAAGGTTCACAAGAGATTCTTCAGAAACTGCGGTATTTTGAAGAAAAGAAAATGATGCAAAAGTTTCTGCGTGAAATTGGTCAAGAGACAGGATTGGCTACCTACGGGGAAGCTGATGTTCGAAAGTTTTTAAACAACGGCATTGTAGAAACCTTGTTGCTTTCTGAAGACTTGGACACGATTCTTGTTACTGTAAAATGTGGTTCATGCGAATACACAAAACAAGAAACAATGAAAATTCATCAAATTGCAGAGTTTGAACAGACAACGAGCAGTAGTGCATGTCCAAAGTGCACAGTTCCAACAGTAGCAGTCGTGGAAACAAAAGAGTTAATTGACGATTTAGCCGAAACCGCAGAAATGATTGGAACAGATGTTGAAATAATATCGGCAGACACTGAAGAGGGTCAAATGCTCAAAAAATCATTTGGTGGAGTTGCTGCGATTCTTCGATACAAAGCTGCAGTTTAG
- a CDS encoding DUF1801 domain-containing protein — MVTVNEILNNISPQQKDIIEELRTLIKKISANAEEKVRDGRIVYAVAGKDFVWINPFTGHVDLDFMCGARLISGDLKGRGKKSQVKHMEITSKTDINATELKQLIEEASKTVC, encoded by the coding sequence ATGGTAACTGTTAATGAAATATTAAATAATATTTCCCCTCAGCAAAAAGATATTATCGAAGAATTGCGAACATTAATAAAAAAAATTTCCGCCAACGCTGAGGAAAAAGTAAGGGACGGAAGGATTGTTTATGCAGTAGCTGGAAAAGATTTTGTGTGGATCAATCCGTTTACAGGCCATGTAGATTTGGATTTCATGTGTGGAGCTCGACTAATATCAGGCGACCTTAAGGGCAGAGGAAAAAAGAGTCAAGTTAAACATATGGAGATTACAAGTAAAACAGACATAAACGCCACTGAACTGAAACAATTAATTGAAGAAGCATCCAAAACTGTTTGCTAA
- a CDS encoding flavodoxin domain-containing protein has product MKRALVLYWSKTGNTKKVALAIKDGLESAGLNVSLMKTTEAENVDYFDYDLVCVGFPSYQWHPPKPVADFLLKKFDAYRKQEQIKKASPTIPEKYALIFCTYSGPHTGLREATPAALYAGQFFEHLGFTVLNEWCVLSEFIGSVEFSTQGRMGDIRGKPTAEELKKLTLDAKELVSGF; this is encoded by the coding sequence TTGAAGCGTGCTTTGGTTTTATATTGGTCTAAAACGGGAAACACGAAAAAAGTTGCTTTGGCAATAAAAGACGGTTTAGAATCTGCTGGATTAAATGTCTCATTAATGAAAACAACTGAAGCCGAAAACGTTGATTATTTTGATTACGACCTAGTTTGTGTTGGTTTTCCTTCTTATCAATGGCATCCTCCCAAACCGGTTGCAGATTTTTTGCTCAAAAAATTTGATGCTTACAGAAAACAAGAACAAATCAAAAAAGCCTCACCAACAATTCCAGAAAAATATGCTTTAATATTTTGTACCTATTCTGGTCCGCACACTGGCCTTCGTGAAGCGACGCCTGCAGCGTTATATGCTGGTCAGTTTTTTGAACACTTGGGATTTACAGTATTGAACGAATGGTGTGTTCTAAGTGAATTTATTGGTTCAGTAGAATTTAGTACACAGGGCAGAATGGGTGATATTCGTGGAAAACCAACTGCAGAAGAGCTGAAAAAACTAACCTTAGATGCTAAAGAACTGGTATCTGGTTTTTAG
- a CDS encoding TRAM domain-containing protein, producing the protein MKRSQKNAKSRNRNTVRCPVQIGDEYNVDITDTTPTGFGIARIQGFLVLINHASLGKNKTIVITKTDSLNAEAELV; encoded by the coding sequence ATGAAAAGAAGTCAAAAAAACGCTAAATCCAGAAACAGAAATACCGTAAGATGTCCCGTTCAAATCGGAGATGAATACAATGTGGACATAACAGACACGACACCTACTGGATTTGGCATCGCACGAATACAAGGATTCCTTGTATTAATTAATCACGCAAGCCTTGGAAAGAACAAAACCATAGTTATAACAAAAACTGATTCTCTAAACGCAGAAGCAGAACTTGTCTAG